Sequence from the Corallococcus sp. EGB genome:
GCTGGATCAGCTGGCCGCGCGCTTCAAGCGCAGCAAGGGCAACGACGCGGGCTTCGCGGGTGGCCCGGGCACGGCGCACGGTCCGTCCAACCAGGACCGTGAGCGGGAGGCCGCTGCCGCCGCCGCGGCTCGGGTGGAGACGGCCTGATGCGCCGCCCCACCTCCATCACGTCCCCCTCGGAGCTCGAAGGACGCTCCGAGGGGAAGGACGAGGCCTCCGACGCGAAGGCCGCGATGGATCGCCTGCTCCAGGAAGGGGACCAGTCCACGCCGGACTCGCGCCGCTTCATCGGACTCATCCGGGAGCTGGCCCACTTCCGCTCCCTGAGGGATCCACTGGCCAGTCTCTGCGACGACATGCGGCTCACCCCGACGCAGGTGCACGCGTTGGGGTGGCTGGGTATGGACGGTCCCATCCAGGTCGGGGTGCTGGCCCAGCGCATCGGCATCACCAAGAAGACCATCACCGGGGTGGTGGACCGCCTGGAGGACATGGGCATGGTGGAGCGCGGCCGGGACACCGAGGACCGCCGCGCCGTCACCGCCCGGCTCACCGAGCGGGGCTGTGAGGTCTACCGCCTCATCCAGCTGATGACGGACGCAGGCATCCGCCGCCTGATGGGCCTGCTCTCCGAGGATGACCGCGAGGCGCTGTTCGGCATCATCGAGCGGATGCTCGCCCGCATGAAGGCGAGCGCCCCGCCGCGCTGACGAGGCACGGCAGGTGCGTGGAGGGGCGCGGGCTGCGACACTGCCTGCGCCCATGCTCCCCTCCTTCGTGGCCCTGCTCGGGCTTGGCCTGAGCGCCGCCCCCCCGCCCTCCCCCGCTGTCCCTTCCGCGACTGCGCTGCTCCACGCGCAGTGCCGCACGCACGGGGCGGATCCCTCCCATCCCTGGGCGCTCGCGCACGGCATGGATCTGGACGGGAAGTCCTTCCGCGCGCGGGATGGCCGCCCGGCCTCGGACGCCATCGTCGCGGGGTTCCTGCGCCGCGAGTCCCCCGACGCGGGAGGCGCGGCCCGCTACTTCTTCGAAGCCTTCACGCAGGACGGCACGCCCGTGGAGCCCCACCCGGCGCTCCAGGTGAAGACCTTCGTGCTCGCGGGCTACCCGCGCTCGCACGCGTTCCCCGCGGCGTGGGGCAAGGTGACGCTGCGGGAGCTGGTGGCATCGCTCCAGAGTGACTTCCGGCCCGAGCTCGCCACATCGCCGGATGGCGCGTGGGCGCTGGACGCGTTGTCGCACGTGCTGGAGCCCGGGGGCTCGTTCGTCAACGGCGCCGGGGAGACGGTGCGCATCGACGCGGTGATGGACACGGCGCTCGCCACGCTGGAGTCCGCGAACGCGGAGCTGATGCAGGGCATGAAGGCGGGCCTGCCGCAGGTGCCCAAGAACAAGCAGGGCATCTACGCGCACCCGTGTGGCGGGCTCCACTTCTTCCAGGCCGTCGCGGGCTGGGCGCGCTTCCCGTCCGTGCGCAAGGCATGGGGCGCGCGGCTGGACGCGCAGGTGGACGTGCTGGTGTACCGGCTGGGTTCGGAGTCGCGCCAGTACGAGGCCGCCCTCGCCGCCGCGCCCGCGTACCGCGTCCCGGTGCTGGTGCAGATGGTGAAGTTCTACGGCCACCTCCTGGAGGCGCTGGGTCGCTACCGGGATGAGACAGGCTGGAGGCCCACGCCCGCGCAGGCCCGCGCGGTGGCGGAGGCGAAGGCCGCGCTGGAGCACGCCACGCTCCGGCTGGAGGCCACGGGCGCGTTCCGAGACACGGAGGCGCTGTCCCGGACGCAGCCCCAGCTCGCCCTGGACCTGGTGGGTGATGCGTGCCACGCGGCGCGCGGCTGGGATTCGTGGGCCTCCGCGCAGGGACGTTAGCGGCGGGCTCTCAGCCGCTGGAGCACCGCGCGCCCGGACGCCATCCATCTGCGCCCCCCGCTGCCGCGCGACCATCACCGAGCCCAGGAGCAGCCGCTGCGCGCGCAGCTGGAGCAGATCCGCGCGCAGCTCCATTGGCGTCACGGTGCGGATGCGGCCCTGTTCGTAGGACTCGGTGATGGCGCGGCGCTGGAGCTTGCCGCTGCTCGTCTTCTGGAGCTGGCCGTAGCGGATGAAGTGGACGTCCTGGGACGCGAGCTTCACGCCCACCCGCTCCAGCACCGACTGGCAGACCTGGCCGCGGCTTTCCTCCAGGCGCTCCAGCGCGGACGGGGCGTTCACCTCCGCCAGCACCACGAGGCGGCCCTTCACCTGGATGACGGCGGTGCGGCCCGGGCGGATGAAGGGCAGCCGCTCGACGGCCTGTTCGAAGTCCGCGGAGAAGAAGCTCTGACCGTTCAGCTTGATGCGGTCGTTGATCCGCCCGGTGATGAAGAGCTCGCCCTCCTGCTGAAAGCCCAGGTCCCCCGTGGCGTAGAAGCCGTCAGCGTCACGCAGGGGCCGGTCGTCCAGGAAGTACGACGGCGCAAGGCTGCCGCCGCGCAGCTCAATCTCGCCCAGCGCGCCCTCACCGCACACCCGCCCGTCCTCCGCGCGCAGCCGCACCTCGAACTCCGTGAGCGGCCGGCCCACGGAGATGGCGGGCTGGCCATTGGGCGCGGTGACGACGCGCACGGTCTTGTACGGCGGCGCGCTCGCGACGAGCAGCACCGTCTCCGCCATGCCGTAGCAGGGCATGAACACGTCGCGCCGCAGCCCGCACGGGGCCAGCAGGTCCAGGAACTGTTCCAGGTTGGGGATGTTGATGGGCTCGCTGCCCAGATAGATGCTTCGCACGCGCGACAGGTCGAGCCGCTTCAGGTCCTCCGCGCCCGCGGCCTTCAGCGACTTCAGCGCGTAGTCGATGGCGAAGTTGGGGATGACGGAGCCCATCACCCGCTCTTGGGAGATGAGCTCCAGCCAGCCCAGCGGATCCATCAGGAACGCGGCGGGCTGGGACAGGATCAGATCATTGCCCACCATGAGGCAGGTGAGCAGCCCGCCGATGAGCCCCATGTCATGGTACAGCGGCAGCCAGCTCGTCACCCGGTCCTCGGAGGTGCGCCCGTCGTGCCGGGTGATCATCCGCAGGTTCGCGGCCAGGTTCTCGTGCGTGATGGGCACGCCCTTGGGGAACGACGTGGACCCCGACGAGAACTGCACGAAGGCCAGCGCTCCGGGCGCCACCTCGCGCAGCTTCACGCCCGGACCCCTGGCACCATCCGGCGGCAGCGGCAACCGCTCCAGGGGCAGGTCCAGCCCGGCCAGGCTCGGTCCATCCAGCACGACCGTGGCGCCGTAGCGCTCGCGGATCCGCGCGAGGAAGTCCCGGTAGGGCCCCTTCGGAGTGCTCAGGATGTACGGCTTCACGGACAGGGGCAAAGCACCCAATTCCATCAGCCCCAGGAAGGCGAAGATGACGGACGCGGAGGTCTCGAAGGGCAGCACCACGCGCGTGCCCGGCGCCACGCCGCGCGCGCGGAAGTGCTCCGCCGCGCCAGCGACTCGGGCGGAGAACTCACGGTAGGGCACGAACTCCGGCGGCCCGATGAAGTCCTCGTAGAGGAACAGGCCGCGCCGAGGATCCGCCGCCTCCAGCCGCTGGATGACATCGAGCATGAGGAAGGGCTCCCCTACGCGCGCGACGCTTGAAGGAACTGCTGCAACGACGCGAGCTCGCGGGTCCTCGCGTCCAGGAAGGCCACGCTCACCAGCGCCTCCACGGCCGGGGGGCCGCCGCTCGCGAGGAACACCCGCTGACGGAAGCGAGCGCGGTAGTTCAGGCCGTCCGGCTCCAGCTCGTCCTCCGCGGGCGACTCCAGCGCGGTGTGCACCACCACCTCGCCCGGGGGAATCTCACGCCGGTAGTCCACCTCCGCGCGCGACACCACCGCGACCACCGCCCCGCGACGCGTCAGCCCCTGCTGCTCCAGCCAGGCCCACCGGCCCGCCTCCAGGTACTCCAACGCCGTCGCGTGGTTCACGTGGCCCAGCACGTCCAGGTCGTTCGGGCGCACGCGCAACGTGAGGGAGGACGCTTCGAAATGCACGAAAGGGACCTTCCCGCTGCCAGGGCCGCGGCAGCGACTTCAAGGTGAAGGAGCGCGCGTGACGAGGACCACCGTCGAAACGAACCCGCCGCTGTGGGACAGCGAGACGGCGACCTGCCAGCCCTCGCGCTCCAGGTGCTCGGCGAGCACGCCGTGGAACCGGAAGCGCGGCGCGTGCCGCGCGTCGTGAACGAGCTCGGCGTCGGTCCAGTACCAGCCTTCGATGGCGGGCAGCGCCTTGAAGAGCGCCTCCTTGGCGCTGAAGCCCGCCGCCAGGCTCTGCTCCGGAGAGACGGATGCCGCGAAGCGCTCCAGCTCCGCGGCCGTGAAGAACACGTCCGGCTCGCGCAGGGCCCGCACGGCCTCCAGCTCCGGGATGGCCTGGAGGTCGTGGCCCAACCCCATCAGCACCCGACGAGTTCCATCCAGGTGTCCTCCACCGCCTGGCGCGAATCCACGGCGATGCCGGTGATGCGCTTGAGCGCGTGGAACATCAGCTGCTCCTTCTTGCGCAGCGCCTCCGGGGCGTACTGGCCTTCGCGGTACTCCAGCCGGTCCCACCAGTTGACGTGCGTCTCACGCTGCTCCAACCGCTCGCGCTTGCTGCCCAACAGCTCACCGCCGCTGCGCAGGAACAGGTGCCCCACCGCGAACGCCTCCTTCGCGTGGTAGGCGCCCGTGTCCACCAGCGCCTTGGCGAAGGAGATGAAGTACGTCATGTGCTGCACTTCATCCGCGGCCACCAGCCGGAAGAGCTCCTTCAGGCCCGGGTCCTGCGTCATCCGCGCGCACTCGCCGTAGTTCACCGCCGCGAGGATCTCCGAGAACGTCACGATGGTGAGCGTCCGCAGCATGTCGTCGTCGGGGAACACCTTGCGGAACTCGATGAAGGTCGTGTCGCTGATGGGCTCCAGCTTCAGCACCGACGACAGGCGGTTGAACACCGTCTCGTGGTGCGCCTCCTCCTCGTTCCAATAGCGGCTCCACGTCCCGCACGCCTGCATGATGACGGCGACCGTGGGGTTCACCGCCTGCCACCGGCGGCACTCCGCGTCCGTCTGGCGCTCCAGGCGGTCCGCGCTCGGCTTCGTGGTGATTTCGGAGCGCCCCGCGTTCCACACGATGTTCCGGTCGGACTCGCTCAGCCGCGCGAAGTCCACCCGCGCCAGCTGCTCCATCGCGCTCCAGCGCCGCGACTCGTGCAGCCGCTGCTGCTCCCACGACAGGTCCACCAGCGACATGCGCCGCCGGGTGATGGCGTCGTAGAGCTCCGTCATGATGTACGGCCGCCCTTCCGTCTCCCCGCCCTCCGACGGAGGAAGGATGAGCGTCTGATCCGCGTCCTCGGGCATGCGAACCTGGAAGCTCACGCGAGGCTCCCTTCCGGCTGGACCACCTGGTTCAGGAACATCGTGAGCACCTTCGACATGGGCGTATCCAATGACAGCACGGGCAACCTCACGCGCAACCCATGGTCCTTGCGCAGGCCGTTCGCGGTCCGCGCGAACGCCTCCATCAGGTCTACGCTATTGGTCATGTGCTCGGAGCGGGCCAAGACGGCCCCCAGGGTCAGGTCTTCCGCGAACAACTCACCCTCCGACATGCCTACGTTTTCAGCGAACTTCCGTCGGATATAGGACTCGAACTCCTGCGCGTCGGGCACGGGGGACCTTCCTTCGCAAGGCTTGAAAGTCGATTTCCCTGTCTGAAAACAGGAAAGATCTAACTGTGTCTCCACGGCTGTCAATCAGCAACGGGTCACTTTGGATCCGCGGGCGAACGTGACCTGCTGCGTTCGCTCCACGCGTCATTCATGCAATCAGGCGCGAGATTTCCTCAGCCGTGAAACCCG
This genomic interval carries:
- a CDS encoding MarR family winged helix-turn-helix transcriptional regulator; protein product: MRRPTSITSPSELEGRSEGKDEASDAKAAMDRLLQEGDQSTPDSRRFIGLIRELAHFRSLRDPLASLCDDMRLTPTQVHALGWLGMDGPIQVGVLAQRIGITKKTITGVVDRLEDMGMVERGRDTEDRRAVTARLTERGCEVYRLIQLMTDAGIRRLMGLLSEDDREALFGIIERMLARMKASAPPR
- a CDS encoding AMP-binding protein gives rise to the protein MLDVIQRLEAADPRRGLFLYEDFIGPPEFVPYREFSARVAGAAEHFRARGVAPGTRVVLPFETSASVIFAFLGLMELGALPLSVKPYILSTPKGPYRDFLARIRERYGATVVLDGPSLAGLDLPLERLPLPPDGARGPGVKLREVAPGALAFVQFSSGSTSFPKGVPITHENLAANLRMITRHDGRTSEDRVTSWLPLYHDMGLIGGLLTCLMVGNDLILSQPAAFLMDPLGWLELISQERVMGSVIPNFAIDYALKSLKAAGAEDLKRLDLSRVRSIYLGSEPINIPNLEQFLDLLAPCGLRRDVFMPCYGMAETVLLVASAPPYKTVRVVTAPNGQPAISVGRPLTEFEVRLRAEDGRVCGEGALGEIELRGGSLAPSYFLDDRPLRDADGFYATGDLGFQQEGELFITGRINDRIKLNGQSFFSADFEQAVERLPFIRPGRTAVIQVKGRLVVLAEVNAPSALERLEESRGQVCQSVLERVGVKLASQDVHFIRYGQLQKTSSGKLQRRAITESYEQGRIRTVTPMELRADLLQLRAQRLLLGSVMVARQRGAQMDGVRARGAPAAESPPLTSLRGGPRIPAARRVARITHQVQGELGLRPGQRLRVSERARGLQPERGVLQRGLRLRHRAGLRGRGPPACLIPVATQRLQEVAVELHHLHQHRDAVRGRGGEGGLVLARLRTQPVHQHVHLRVQPRAPCLAHGREARPARDGLEEVEPATRVRVDALLVLGHLRQARLHALHQLRVRGLQRGERRVHHRVDAHRLPGAVDERAPGLQHVRQRVQRPRAIRRCGELGPEVTLERCHQLPQRHLAPRRGERVRARVAREHEGLHLERRVGLHGRAVLREGFEEVAGRASRVGGLAAQEPRDDGVRGRAAIPRAEGLPVQIHAVRERPGMGGIRPVRAALRVEQRSRGRDSGGGRGGGAQAKPEQGHEGGEHGRRQCRSPRPSTHLPCLVSAAGRSPSCGRASAR
- a CDS encoding thioesterase family protein, which codes for MHFEASSLTLRVRPNDLDVLGHVNHATALEYLEAGRWAWLEQQGLTRRGAVVAVVSRAEVDYRREIPPGEVVVHTALESPAEDELEPDGLNYRARFRQRVFLASGGPPAVEALVSVAFLDARTRELASLQQFLQASRA
- a CDS encoding holo-ACP synthase — its product is MGLGHDLQAIPELEAVRALREPDVFFTAAELERFAASVSPEQSLAAGFSAKEALFKALPAIEGWYWTDAELVHDARHAPRFRFHGVLAEHLEREGWQVAVSLSHSGGFVSTVVLVTRAPSP
- a CDS encoding acyl-ACP desaturase, translated to MSFQVRMPEDADQTLILPPSEGGETEGRPYIMTELYDAITRRRMSLVDLSWEQQRLHESRRWSAMEQLARVDFARLSESDRNIVWNAGRSEITTKPSADRLERQTDAECRRWQAVNPTVAVIMQACGTWSRYWNEEEAHHETVFNRLSSVLKLEPISDTTFIEFRKVFPDDDMLRTLTIVTFSEILAAVNYGECARMTQDPGLKELFRLVAADEVQHMTYFISFAKALVDTGAYHAKEAFAVGHLFLRSGGELLGSKRERLEQRETHVNWWDRLEYREGQYAPEALRKKEQLMFHALKRITGIAVDSRQAVEDTWMELVGC